One Brachybacterium kimchii genomic window carries:
- a CDS encoding DUF4350 domain-containing protein, translating to MTAPSPTTATVRADAARPGPRTSTRVLTVALVLVVLAAVVVVALRGTFRDGPLEPAAPTPQGSKAVARVLEREGTDLEVRRYTTDAAQALAEGRTVLVTDPSALDGAQLDRLAEARESGHGHLVLVRPSFFVLARLAPGIRPAGSLEETTSLSADDSCAAASLHAREIRVGPAEDVAKAATLYRAGDGFDSCFRRGDGAAVVTGQGVTVLGSATLLTNAGAGDLDNAAVALNALGGDDEGSALTWYVPSPTDPLAEERPSLLDRLPDFALPLALWACAVVLSVLLAVSRRLGPVVVEPLPVSVRARELTVGRAHLLHRADARDAAARALRARTAVRLASRLGVRREGRLDALIAALAPHTSLMPEQLRTLLGPTPVRSDQELLRLSEDLDALEKEIDR from the coding sequence ATGACGGCCCCGTCGCCCACCACGGCCACCGTCCGCGCCGACGCCGCGCGGCCCGGGCCGCGCACCTCCACGCGCGTGCTCACGGTCGCGCTCGTCCTCGTGGTGCTCGCCGCGGTGGTCGTCGTCGCCCTGCGCGGCACCTTCCGCGACGGCCCGCTCGAGCCCGCCGCCCCCACGCCGCAGGGCTCGAAGGCCGTGGCCCGAGTCCTCGAGCGCGAGGGCACGGACCTCGAGGTCCGCCGGTACACGACCGACGCCGCGCAGGCCCTCGCCGAGGGCCGCACCGTCCTGGTCACCGACCCCTCGGCGCTCGACGGCGCCCAGCTCGACCGTCTGGCCGAGGCCCGGGAGAGCGGCCACGGTCACCTGGTCCTGGTGCGCCCGAGCTTCTTCGTCCTCGCGCGCCTGGCCCCGGGCATCCGGCCCGCCGGGTCGCTGGAGGAGACCACGAGCCTGAGCGCCGACGATTCCTGCGCGGCGGCGTCCCTGCACGCCCGCGAGATCCGCGTGGGCCCGGCCGAGGACGTCGCGAAGGCCGCGACCCTCTACCGGGCCGGGGACGGCTTCGACTCCTGCTTCCGCCGGGGCGACGGCGCGGCCGTGGTCACCGGCCAGGGCGTCACGGTGCTGGGCTCGGCGACGCTGCTGACCAACGCCGGCGCGGGCGATCTCGACAACGCGGCCGTCGCCCTGAACGCCCTCGGCGGGGACGACGAGGGCTCCGCCCTCACCTGGTACGTCCCCTCGCCGACGGATCCGCTCGCCGAGGAGCGCCCCTCCCTCCTCGACCGGCTGCCCGACTTCGCGCTGCCTCTGGCGCTGTGGGCGTGCGCGGTCGTCCTCTCCGTCCTCCTCGCCGTCTCGCGCCGACTGGGCCCGGTCGTCGTGGAGCCGCTGCCCGTGAGCGTGCGCGCCCGCGAGCTGACCGTGGGCCGGGCGCACCTGCTGCATCGCGCCGACGCCCGCGACGCCGCGGCCCGCGCGCTGCGGGCGAGGACCGCCGTGCGTCTGGCCTCCCGGCTCGGCGTGCGCCGCGAGGGCCGCCTGGACGCGCTGATCGCGGCGCTCGCGCCCCACACCTCCCTCATGCCCGAGCAGCTGCGGACGCTGCTGGGACCCACCCCCGTGCGCAGCGACCAGGAGCTGCTGCGCCTGAGCGAAGACCTCGACGCCCTCGAGAAGGAGATCGACCGATGA
- a CDS encoding DUF4129 domain-containing protein, which produces MDPDEARRKVLEELARGEYHRDQGFLPWLLGMLEDWLDSLTGGAGGASWVLIVLLAVVVLLAALSALAVLRRSGRMRRDTALSVSSRLDADPVLSAQELRRRARAAADEHRPGDAAVLGMRSLVRDLQERTLLDVAEGMTAHEAAEEASRAFPDVRTRLLRAAQVFDTAAYSRHHVDAKSAEDVVRLAEYLAEATPQLREPEPA; this is translated from the coding sequence GTGGATCCCGATGAGGCGCGCCGGAAGGTCCTCGAGGAGCTCGCGCGCGGCGAGTACCACCGCGACCAGGGCTTCCTCCCCTGGCTCCTGGGGATGCTCGAGGACTGGCTGGACTCCCTGACCGGCGGCGCGGGCGGCGCGTCCTGGGTGCTCATCGTGCTGCTCGCGGTGGTCGTCCTGCTCGCGGCGCTCTCGGCCCTCGCGGTGCTCCGCCGCAGCGGGCGGATGCGGCGCGACACCGCGCTCAGCGTCTCCTCGCGCCTGGACGCGGATCCCGTGCTGAGCGCGCAGGAGCTGCGACGACGGGCCCGCGCCGCGGCCGACGAGCACCGCCCCGGCGATGCGGCGGTGCTGGGCATGCGCTCGCTCGTGCGCGATCTCCAGGAGCGCACCCTGCTCGATGTCGCCGAGGGCATGACCGCGCACGAGGCGGCCGAGGAGGCCTCCCGCGCCTTCCCCGATGTGCGCACGCGCCTGCTGCGCGCCGCCCAGGTCTTCGACACCGCCGCGTACTCCCGTCATCACGTCGACGCCAAGAGCGCCGAGGACGTGGTGCGCCTGGCCGAGTACCTCGCCGAGGCGACCCCGCAGCTCCGCGAGCCGGAGCCCGCATGA
- a CDS encoding glycerophosphodiester phosphodiesterase, whose product MSDVTGPSGPWSAPGAGAPATSSPASPAPGSSDAPGRPGPVQRELVRSPGLFPLRPLGVGEIFSAAVGIYRRRPKLVFGVSAIVLGIAFVINSVAAGIGIAPTAVQLQGISQDPTAASSSATEPLGSSLGDMLATIGSSMISGVITLVAMQLVLVVLTRVTLAEAVGSRTDDASLRSALRTHGPRAALTAILVSLMGFAAFVVISLIGGLPLLVVREAHWWTILPLPLFLVLGLLVSLWVWARTAFSTPALVLEDTSVLGAVRRSFALTRGRRLWRALGIAVLLTVSYTLVQQVIAGVFGTVGTIVYVIILLATQMSGLVPGMILLMVVTMLGSYAASVVVVPFWASGLTALYADLRMRHESWDIALRRAQQDADGR is encoded by the coding sequence GTGAGCGACGTGACCGGACCGAGCGGACCCTGGAGCGCTCCCGGAGCGGGCGCACCGGCGACGTCCTCCCCCGCGTCGCCCGCCCCCGGGTCGTCGGACGCGCCGGGCCGACCCGGCCCCGTGCAGCGCGAGCTCGTCCGCAGCCCGGGCCTGTTCCCCCTGCGCCCCCTGGGGGTCGGCGAGATCTTCTCCGCGGCCGTCGGCATCTACCGCCGCCGCCCGAAGCTCGTGTTCGGCGTCAGCGCGATCGTGCTGGGCATCGCCTTCGTGATCAACTCGGTGGCCGCCGGCATCGGCATCGCGCCGACGGCCGTGCAGCTCCAGGGCATCTCCCAGGACCCCACGGCGGCGTCCTCGAGCGCGACGGAGCCGCTCGGCTCCTCGCTCGGCGACATGCTCGCGACCATCGGATCCTCCATGATCTCGGGAGTGATCACGCTGGTGGCGATGCAGCTGGTGCTCGTGGTCCTCACCCGGGTCACCCTCGCGGAGGCCGTCGGCTCCCGCACCGACGACGCATCCCTGCGCTCGGCGCTGCGCACGCACGGGCCGCGGGCCGCGCTCACGGCGATCCTCGTCTCCCTCATGGGATTCGCGGCCTTCGTGGTGATCTCCCTGATCGGGGGCCTGCCGCTGCTCGTGGTCCGCGAGGCGCACTGGTGGACGATCCTGCCGCTGCCGCTGTTCCTGGTCCTGGGACTGCTGGTCTCGCTGTGGGTGTGGGCGCGCACCGCCTTCTCGACCCCCGCGCTCGTCCTCGAGGACACGAGCGTGCTGGGCGCCGTGCGCCGCTCCTTCGCGCTCACCCGGGGCCGGCGTCTGTGGCGCGCGCTCGGGATCGCCGTGCTGCTGACGGTCTCCTACACCCTCGTGCAGCAGGTGATCGCCGGAGTCTTCGGGACCGTCGGCACGATCGTCTACGTGATCATCCTGCTGGCCACCCAGATGTCGGGCCTCGTGCCGGGCATGATCCTGCTGATGGTCGTGACGATGCTCGGCTCGTACGCGGCCTCCGTGGTGGTCGTGCCGTTCTGGGCCTCCGGCCTCACCGCGCTCTACGCCGATCTGCGGATGCGCCACGAGTCCTGGGACATCGCGCTGCGGCGCGCGCAGCAGGACGCGGACGGCAGGTGA
- the mtrA gene encoding MtrAB system response regulator MtrA, with protein sequence MTTSSRILVVDDDHAIAEMVGIVLRGKGFDVVTTADGASALDAFDRLHPDLVLLDLMLPGMDGIEVCRRLRRHSGVPILMLTARSDTADVVEGLEAGADDYLTKPFEPDELVARIKARVRRSEAPSTEQLSVGDLSIDVDGHEVRRDGEKIPLTPLEFELLVQLARRPWQVFTRETLLKEVWGYRHSADTRLVNVHVQRLRSKIEIDPEHPRIVVTVRGVGYRAGGAS encoded by the coding sequence ATGACGACGTCCTCACGCATCCTGGTGGTCGATGACGATCATGCGATCGCGGAGATGGTGGGCATCGTGCTGCGGGGCAAGGGCTTCGACGTGGTCACCACGGCCGACGGCGCCTCCGCGCTGGACGCCTTCGACCGCCTCCACCCCGACCTCGTCCTCCTGGACCTCATGCTCCCGGGCATGGACGGCATCGAGGTGTGCCGTCGCCTGCGCCGCCACTCCGGCGTCCCCATCCTCATGCTCACCGCCCGCTCGGACACGGCCGACGTGGTGGAGGGCCTCGAGGCGGGGGCGGACGACTACCTCACCAAGCCCTTCGAGCCCGATGAGCTCGTCGCCCGCATCAAGGCGAGGGTGCGGCGCAGCGAGGCGCCCAGCACCGAGCAGCTGAGCGTCGGCGACCTGTCCATCGACGTCGACGGGCACGAGGTCCGCCGGGACGGCGAGAAGATCCCGCTGACCCCGCTGGAGTTCGAGCTCCTCGTGCAGCTGGCCCGTCGGCCCTGGCAGGTCTTCACGCGCGAGACCCTGCTCAAGGAGGTCTGGGGGTACCGCCACAGCGCCGACACCCGCCTGGTCAACGTGCACGTCCAGCGCCTGCGCTCGAAGATCGAGATCGATCCCGAGCATCCGCGCATCGTCGTCACCGTGCGCGGCGTGGGCTACCGCGCGGGCGGCGCGTCCTGA
- the mtrB gene encoding MtrAB system histidine kinase MtrB, whose translation MDAADRTGSGGRGEEHGPRGRTGWQRLRLLLGRYAHPRLWFDPRRWTLAVRVVALTILLAAISVMSVGTYLSSVISDGLYEQRRVQVLEESTTIRQDLLDTLNGTAGATSTQSQDAAASFIQGLRSTDSGARRDAALVPVDTTSATSTIASDRAMLDLVDSDMRTSVAESSDALVWRSVGRPDDSGATEPQLLVGTRVVVPGSGTYDLFLLYSLGQEQQTLQFVQRALMGGGAVMLALVMGIAIVVARLVTAPLQRAASAAEKIAAGDLGSRVEATGSDEIAKVGRSFNAMASNLEQKIEDLTELSRVQQRFVSDVSHELRTPLTTIRMATSVLDEHREDFTPEVARTTELLSAQVRRFDTLLADLLEISRFDAGAAVLDARRHDLGDLVMRAAEDARPLAGSRGSLLDVQLTSLSTEAVVDSRRIDRVLRNLLTNAIEHGAGRPVVVRTGADDQAVAVIVQDFGVGLTPEDAEQVFARFWRADPSRARTLGGTGLGLAISLEDAHLHGGWLQAWGRRGQGAVFRLTLPRRPGTQIARSPLALERSFTGLDRGQASVGTVTGEIPVRADALPSLGEDAEVEDDA comes from the coding sequence ATGGACGCTGCGGACCGGACCGGGTCGGGCGGACGCGGCGAGGAGCACGGGCCGAGGGGGCGGACGGGGTGGCAGCGGCTGCGCCTCCTGCTGGGCCGCTACGCCCACCCGCGCCTGTGGTTCGATCCGCGGCGCTGGACCCTCGCGGTGCGCGTGGTGGCGCTGACGATCCTGCTCGCGGCGATCTCCGTGATGAGCGTCGGCACCTACCTCTCCTCCGTGATCTCCGACGGGCTCTACGAGCAGCGCCGCGTGCAGGTGCTCGAGGAGTCCACGACGATCCGCCAGGACCTGCTGGACACCCTGAACGGCACCGCGGGCGCCACCTCGACCCAGTCGCAGGACGCCGCCGCGAGCTTCATCCAGGGCCTGCGCAGCACCGACAGCGGCGCCCGGCGCGATGCGGCCCTGGTGCCCGTCGACACCACGAGCGCGACCTCCACGATCGCCTCGGACCGGGCGATGCTCGACCTCGTCGACTCCGACATGCGCACCTCGGTCGCCGAGAGCTCGGACGCGCTGGTGTGGCGCAGCGTCGGGCGCCCCGACGACTCGGGCGCGACCGAGCCGCAGCTGCTCGTGGGCACCCGCGTGGTGGTGCCCGGCAGCGGCACCTACGACCTGTTCCTGCTGTACTCCCTGGGCCAGGAGCAGCAGACGCTGCAGTTCGTGCAGCGGGCCCTGATGGGCGGCGGCGCCGTCATGCTCGCCCTGGTCATGGGCATCGCGATCGTCGTCGCGCGTCTGGTCACCGCGCCCCTGCAGCGCGCCGCGAGCGCAGCGGAGAAGATCGCCGCGGGCGACCTGGGCAGCCGCGTCGAGGCCACCGGCTCCGACGAGATCGCGAAGGTGGGGCGCTCCTTCAACGCCATGGCCAGCAACCTCGAGCAGAAGATCGAGGACCTCACCGAGCTCTCCCGCGTCCAGCAGCGCTTCGTCTCCGACGTCTCCCACGAGCTGCGGACCCCGCTGACGACGATCCGCATGGCGACCTCCGTGCTCGACGAGCACCGCGAGGACTTCACGCCCGAGGTCGCCCGCACGACCGAGCTTCTCTCCGCGCAGGTGCGGCGCTTCGACACCCTGCTCGCGGACCTCCTGGAGATCTCCCGCTTCGACGCCGGAGCCGCCGTGCTCGACGCCCGCCGCCACGACCTCGGGGATCTCGTCATGCGCGCCGCCGAGGACGCGCGCCCCCTCGCGGGCTCGCGCGGCTCCCTGCTCGACGTCCAGCTCACGTCCCTCTCGACCGAGGCGGTCGTGGACTCCCGGCGCATCGACCGCGTGCTGCGCAACCTGCTCACCAACGCCATCGAGCACGGGGCCGGACGGCCCGTCGTCGTGCGCACGGGGGCCGACGACCAGGCGGTCGCCGTCATCGTCCAGGACTTCGGCGTCGGCCTCACCCCCGAGGACGCCGAGCAGGTCTTCGCCCGCTTCTGGCGCGCCGACCCCTCGCGCGCCCGCACCCTGGGCGGGACCGGTCTGGGCCTCGCGATCTCCCTCGAGGACGCCCACCTCCACGGAGGCTGGCTGCAGGCCTGGGGCCGCAGGGGCCAGGGCGCCGTGTTCCGCCTGACCCTCCCGCGCAGGCCCGGCACGCAGATCGCGCGCTCCCCGCTCGCCCTCGAGCGCTCGTTCACCGGCCTCGATCGCGGCCAGGCGAGCGTCGGCACGGTCACCGGGGAGATCCCCGTGCGGGCCGACGCGCTGCCGTCCCTCGGAGAGGACGCGGAGGTGGAGGACGATGCATGA
- a CDS encoding LpqB family beta-propeller domain-containing protein: protein MHEIGRRGVLRGAGLLGTALALGACARIPTSGDVHRESLSGAAASDVPYVQPQPPADGASPEQIVSGFVLAGVGPEDDFGVARQYLTSSARASWDPAAGVTLYSAGTELAITVENRSSVHLSVQAVGHVDRAGVRTLYGGASAREVGLGVVQEDGQWRISDPPAGIFLSDSAFSLLFRAVRLYFLDPRQIHLVPDPRWFFARDVTASALSALESGPTAPFTKAVRTAIPESAHLGSAPVSAGGDGVLQLELPGTITSLGADARDLATAQIQATLRSVPALSDVKLLREGKTLEPPADGPSRALPGHRPIAAGALGVVSLADVGAGAKAEQMIPALAKETVHAPAMSQASPLAAALRKDRSAVVLCSSDGSVPRREVAVGPDLLPPRIDDAGFVWAPTRAASGALLALSSRSTQDDAKVDATWLDGRRLLSFDLAADATRALVLSSDDGTPRLDLSAVVRDEHGVPRALTEPVQLPTSLTSLRMATWYDESTVLLLGEDAESAAPRAQIMGLQEDGDRLPAPPTTVDWVAGTGVTVAVWATTSDGRLLRVEGSSWGDVDMEARDPSFY from the coding sequence ATGCATGAGATCGGACGCCGCGGAGTGCTGCGCGGCGCGGGGCTGCTGGGGACGGCGCTCGCGCTCGGCGCGTGCGCGCGCATCCCCACCTCGGGCGACGTGCACCGCGAGAGCCTGAGCGGGGCCGCGGCCTCCGACGTCCCCTATGTGCAGCCGCAGCCTCCGGCCGACGGCGCGAGCCCCGAGCAGATCGTCTCGGGCTTCGTGCTCGCGGGCGTCGGCCCCGAGGACGACTTCGGCGTCGCCCGCCAGTACCTCACCTCCTCCGCGCGCGCGAGCTGGGATCCCGCGGCAGGGGTCACCCTGTACTCGGCGGGCACCGAGCTCGCGATCACCGTCGAGAACCGTTCGAGCGTGCACCTGAGCGTGCAGGCCGTGGGGCACGTCGACCGCGCCGGCGTGCGCACCCTCTACGGCGGCGCGAGCGCGCGCGAGGTCGGGCTCGGCGTCGTGCAGGAGGACGGGCAGTGGCGGATCAGCGATCCGCCCGCCGGCATCTTTCTCTCCGACTCGGCGTTCTCCCTGCTGTTCCGCGCCGTCCGCCTCTACTTCCTCGACCCCCGGCAGATCCATCTGGTGCCCGATCCGCGCTGGTTCTTCGCGCGCGACGTCACCGCCTCGGCCCTCAGCGCCCTCGAGTCCGGGCCCACCGCGCCCTTCACCAAGGCCGTGCGCACCGCGATCCCCGAGAGCGCGCACCTGGGCTCGGCGCCCGTGAGCGCGGGCGGCGACGGCGTGCTCCAGCTCGAGCTGCCCGGGACCATCACCTCGCTCGGCGCGGACGCGCGCGATCTCGCGACCGCCCAGATCCAGGCGACCCTGCGCTCGGTGCCGGCGCTCTCGGACGTGAAGCTGCTGCGCGAGGGGAAGACCCTCGAGCCTCCCGCCGACGGGCCCTCGCGGGCGCTCCCCGGCCACCGGCCGATCGCCGCCGGCGCCCTGGGCGTCGTCTCCCTCGCGGACGTCGGCGCCGGGGCGAAGGCGGAGCAGATGATCCCCGCCCTGGCGAAGGAGACCGTGCACGCCCCGGCGATGTCCCAGGCCTCCCCTCTCGCGGCCGCCCTGCGCAAGGACCGCTCCGCGGTCGTCCTGTGCTCGAGCGACGGCAGCGTCCCCCGCCGCGAGGTGGCCGTCGGACCCGACCTGCTGCCCCCGCGGATCGATGATGCGGGCTTCGTGTGGGCGCCGACGCGCGCGGCCTCGGGCGCGCTCCTCGCCCTGTCCAGCCGCAGCACGCAGGACGATGCGAAGGTCGACGCGACCTGGCTGGACGGGCGCCGGCTGCTCTCCTTCGACCTCGCGGCCGACGCCACCCGCGCGCTCGTGCTCTCGAGCGACGACGGCACCCCGCGCCTGGACCTGAGCGCCGTGGTGCGGGACGAGCACGGCGTGCCGCGCGCCCTCACCGAGCCCGTGCAGCTGCCCACCTCCCTCACGTCCCTGCGCATGGCCACCTGGTACGACGAGTCCACCGTGCTGCTGCTGGGCGAGGACGCGGAGAGCGCGGCGCCGCGGGCCCAGATCATGGGCCTGCAGGAGGACGGCGATCGCCTGCCCGCGCCGCCGACCACGGTCGACTGGGTCGCGGGGACCGGCGTCACCGTCGCCGTCTGGGCGACCACGAGCGACGGCCGGCTGCTGCGCGTCGAGGGATCCTCCTGGGGCGATGTCGACATGGAGGCCCGCGACCCCTCCTTCTACTGA
- a CDS encoding ComF family protein encodes MRDPTRTAAPRRRAAELLVAIVRETCGLLVPLECPCGSEGRLLCEDCAGLLASEALRVEAVCDALQLVQDVRVRAGEDGAPAGVDHRPLLPVMALGEYAGPLQDLVLAWKNGGRAHLVPVLARGLAPAARALAAAGEEPDPGRGPVLVPVPSRLGSRVRRGEDHTAQLAAAISRRTGLPWEVLRGTLGEGQEGRTARQRRRRHLAVRSGSLPRTRREGAPVILVDDVVTTGATLRASAEAIGRLGIEVVGAVVVASARLPATRTFP; translated from the coding sequence ATGAGGGATCCCACGCGCACCGCGGCGCCCCGCCGCAGGGCCGCGGAGCTGCTCGTCGCGATCGTGCGCGAGACCTGCGGCCTGCTCGTGCCGCTCGAGTGCCCCTGCGGCAGCGAGGGGCGACTGCTGTGCGAGGACTGCGCGGGGCTGCTCGCCTCCGAGGCCCTCCGGGTGGAGGCGGTCTGCGATGCGCTGCAGCTGGTGCAGGACGTGCGGGTCCGCGCGGGGGAGGACGGCGCCCCCGCGGGCGTGGACCATCGTCCGCTGCTGCCGGTGATGGCGCTCGGCGAGTACGCGGGACCGCTGCAGGACCTGGTGCTGGCGTGGAAGAACGGCGGCAGGGCCCACCTGGTCCCCGTCCTCGCGCGGGGCCTCGCCCCGGCGGCCCGGGCGCTCGCGGCGGCGGGGGAGGAGCCCGACCCCGGGCGCGGCCCCGTGCTCGTGCCCGTGCCCAGCAGGCTCGGCTCCCGCGTGCGGCGCGGGGAGGACCACACCGCCCAGCTGGCCGCGGCGATCTCGCGCCGCACGGGCCTGCCCTGGGAGGTCCTGCGCGGCACGCTCGGCGAGGGGCAGGAGGGGCGCACGGCGCGTCAGCGGCGCCGTCGCCACCTCGCCGTGCGCAGCGGGTCGCTGCCGCGCACGCGGCGCGAGGGCGCACCGGTGATCCTCGTGGACGACGTGGTGACCACGGGCGCGACCCTGCGGGCGAGCGCCGAGGCGATCGGGCGCCTGGGCATCGAGGTCGTGGGGGCGGTCGTGGTCGCCTCGGCGCGACTGCCCGCCACTCGGACGTTCCCCTGA
- the hpf gene encoding ribosome hibernation-promoting factor, HPF/YfiA family — MEINVVGRHMDVPERFHRHLSEKLEKVTQLAPAVMRVDVELSEESNPRQADQAARVEITVHDDGAVIRSEARADDLYGALDVAYGKLFERLRRARDRRKDHRRGRSRGRGAESVRTMGHTGEIPLLPEDSVAAASADEAPAAAAADEDETSDAADESPVVIREKKHKAAPMSIDDALNRMELVGHDFYLFIDEATGNPKVVYRRKGWSYGVIELERVEEIALDIDPEDELAARSA; from the coding sequence ATGGAGATCAACGTCGTCGGACGCCACATGGACGTCCCTGAGCGCTTCCACCGCCATCTGTCGGAGAAGCTCGAGAAGGTCACCCAGCTCGCACCCGCGGTCATGCGGGTGGACGTGGAGCTCTCCGAGGAGAGCAACCCCCGCCAGGCCGATCAGGCAGCCCGCGTGGAGATCACCGTGCATGACGACGGCGCCGTGATCCGCTCGGAAGCCCGGGCCGATGACCTCTACGGCGCGCTCGACGTCGCCTACGGCAAGCTGTTCGAGCGCCTGCGGCGCGCCCGCGACCGCCGCAAGGACCACCGCCGCGGACGCTCCCGCGGCCGCGGGGCCGAGAGCGTGCGCACCATGGGGCACACCGGGGAGATCCCGCTGCTCCCCGAGGACTCGGTGGCTGCGGCGTCGGCCGACGAGGCTCCCGCGGCTGCGGCTGCGGACGAGGACGAGACGAGCGACGCCGCCGACGAGAGCCCCGTCGTGATCCGCGAGAAGAAGCACAAGGCCGCGCCCATGAGCATCGACGATGCCCTGAACCGCATGGAGCTCGTGGGCCACGACTTCTACCTCTTCATCGACGAGGCGACCGGCAACCCCAAGGTGGTCTACCGCCGCAAGGGATGGAGCTACGGCGTCATCGAGCTCGAGCGCGTGGAGGAGATCGCCCTCGACATCGACCCCGAGGACGAGCTCGCCGCCCGCAGCGCCTGA
- a CDS encoding winged helix-turn-helix domain-containing protein, with protein MAERLSWRSARRIALRAQGIGGRRADDLPARAASRRSLERTLERTHLLQIDSVSVFARAHHMPVFTRRGCWDVDVLDRASRPGRGRLVQEALAHEAAFTTAEVHSLLGFRRERAARRDWGAVRRAAGSDAGAMRRVLDVIAAHGPISAAAVARRVGDEEKPAEGWGWRRSDTQWLVEYLFRAGHVDCVGRSPQFERLYAAEAGAPLPDHAADPAALAEGGDDAGSGPDPSAAQGELARRAAKALGIATPADIADYFRLRAAEVAPHIRDMLATGMLREVTVRRGSRELPLLLHHEAPRPAPVAAAALVSPFDPVAFHRPRLRDLFDVEYRIGIYTPRAQRTHGYYALPFLLGDRIVARVDLRSDRRRGVLEVCEAHLEPLPAMRARERVPGVEEIAPALADELGRAARWQGLMSIEVLGVGDLAPALAEMLS; from the coding sequence ATGGCCGAGCGACTGAGCTGGAGATCCGCCCGCCGCATCGCCCTGCGCGCGCAGGGCATCGGCGGGCGCCGCGCCGACGACCTCCCCGCGCGCGCCGCGAGCCGGCGCAGCCTCGAGAGGACCCTCGAGCGCACCCACCTGCTGCAGATCGACTCCGTGAGCGTGTTCGCCCGGGCCCATCACATGCCCGTGTTCACGCGCCGCGGCTGCTGGGACGTGGACGTCCTGGACCGCGCGAGCCGGCCCGGCCGCGGGCGCCTGGTCCAGGAGGCCCTCGCGCACGAGGCCGCCTTCACGACCGCCGAGGTCCACTCCCTGCTGGGCTTCCGGCGCGAGCGCGCCGCGCGCAGGGACTGGGGCGCCGTGCGCCGCGCCGCCGGCTCGGACGCCGGGGCGATGCGCCGCGTGCTCGACGTCATCGCCGCGCACGGGCCGATCAGCGCCGCCGCCGTCGCCCGCCGCGTGGGCGACGAGGAGAAGCCCGCCGAGGGCTGGGGATGGCGCCGCTCGGACACGCAGTGGCTCGTCGAGTACCTCTTCCGCGCCGGCCACGTGGACTGCGTCGGCCGCAGCCCCCAGTTCGAGCGGCTCTATGCGGCCGAGGCAGGTGCGCCGCTGCCGGATCACGCCGCCGACCCCGCCGCCCTCGCGGAGGGCGGGGACGACGCGGGGAGCGGACCGGATCCGTCCGCCGCGCAGGGGGAGCTCGCCCGCCGCGCCGCGAAGGCGCTCGGGATCGCCACCCCGGCGGACATCGCCGACTACTTCCGGCTGCGCGCCGCCGAGGTCGCCCCGCACATCCGGGACATGCTCGCCACCGGGATGCTGCGCGAGGTCACCGTGCGCCGCGGCTCCCGGGAGCTTCCCCTCCTGCTGCACCACGAGGCGCCGCGACCCGCCCCGGTCGCCGCGGCCGCTCTCGTGAGCCCCTTCGATCCCGTCGCCTTCCATCGCCCCCGTCTGCGCGACCTCTTCGACGTCGAGTACCGGATCGGCATCTACACGCCGCGAGCACAGCGCACCCACGGCTACTACGCCCTGCCCTTCCTGCTGGGCGATCGGATCGTCGCGCGGGTCGACCTGCGCAGCGACCGCCGGCGCGGCGTCCTCGAGGTCTGCGAGGCGCACCTCGAACCGCTGCCCGCCATGCGTGCGCGGGAGAGGGTGCCGGGCGTCGAGGAGATCGCTCCCGCGCTCGCCGACGAGCTCGGTCGCGCCGCGCGCTGGCAGGGACTGATGAGCATCGAGGTGCTCGGCGTCGGCGACCTCGCCCCCGCGCTCGCGGAGATGCTGTCGTAG